A segment of the Butyrivibrio fibrisolvens genome:
TCGGGGGTATAATTTTGGAGTTGGTTTTGATTTGTTAATAATTACAATAGATCTTTCTATATCAGAGTCAGGTAAGAATGTATTATTTACAGAGCTTATAGTTCCACCAAGAGTTTTTATGGCCGCTTTTGACAAATCAATTTCTTCATTAATTTTGTTGCTTTTGTACGCAACAAAAAAACCACCAACTTTTACATATGGAAGTATGTACTCAGAAAGTGTTGACATATTAGCAACTGCTCTTGCTGTTCCGATATCAAATTTTTCACGTAAAACTCCACCTTTTGCTTTGGAGAAATCTTCTGCTCTTCCATGAACAGTTTCTATAGATCCTCCATCTTCGTTAAGGCCAAGTTCTGTTATAACTTCATTAAGGAAGTTAAGTCTCTTATTGAGTGAATCAAGAAGAGTAATCTTAAGAGAAGGGAAAACTATCTTGAGTGGAATACCTGGAAATCCGGCTCCAGTTCCAACATCAATAAGTGTTAGTCCTTCTTTTGTAAAATCAAAATATGGAGCTGCCATAATGGAGTCAACAAAATGAAGCTGACATACATCATTAAATTCAGTGATGGCTGTCAGGTTCATTACCTCATTCCATTTAACAAGCAGATTATAATACTTATCAAACTGTTCTATCTGATGATCAGATAATTCTATTCCTATGGATTTAAAATCACTGATCATCTTACTGTAATCGTTCATATTTTTTCCTTATGCCCTATCTGTTTTATAAACTGAATCAATATAAACAAGAAGCACTGATATATCAGCAGGATTAACTCCGCCAATACGACTTGCCTGTCCTATATTAATAGGCTTAAACTTCTTGAGTTTCTGTCTTGCTTCAATTCTAAGGCTTGATACTTTATCATAATCAATATCAGCAGGAATAAGTTTATTTTCTAGCTTTTTAAATGCTGCTATCTGAGATTCCTGTCTGGTGATATAACCTTCATATCTAATATTGATCTCAACCTGCTCTGTAACATCTTTTGTAAGCTGAGGTCTGTCTGGATCTATATCAGCAATAATGTCATAAGAAAGCTCAGGCCTACAGATAAGTTCTGCAAGGGTGCAGGCTGTTTTTAAAGTTGAAGAGCCGTGCTCTGTCATGAATTTCTGAACAGCCGCATTTGCTCCAACTCGTGTAGCCTTAAGCCTTTCTATCTCACTTGCGATAAGTTTTTCTTTAAGAAGAAGGTAGTCGTACTGCTCCTGAGAGATCAGTCCTGCTTCATAGCCTTTTTTTCTAAGTCTGAGATCAGCATTGTCCTGACGAAGGAAAAGTCTGTACTCAGCACGAGATGTCATCATTCGATATGGTTCGTGATTATCTTTGGTTACAAGGTCGTCTATAAGTACTCCGATATAGCCCTCACTTCTGTCGATAGTGATATAAGGCTTTCCTGTAATCTGTCTTACTGCATTAATCCCAGCATAAAGACCCTGTGCTGCAGCTTCTTCGTAACCTGAACTTCCGTTGAACTGACCTGCACTAAAGCATCCTCTTATGGTTCTTACTTCAAGAACAGGGGAAAGCTGTCCTGATTCAAGGCAGTCGTACTCGATAGCATAAGCATTTTTTACTATCTTACAATTCTCAAGTCCCGGTACGGATCTGTACATCTGAAGCTGAACATCTTCCGGCATGGATGATGACATACCATCAACATAAACTTCATTAGTAAAGGTTCCTTCAGGCTCGATGAATACCTGATGTCTGTCATGATCAGGGAATTTAACAACCTTATCTTCTATTGAAGGACAGTATCTTGGTCCGATTCCTTCTATAACACCTGAATACATAGGTGATCTGTCGATGTTCTGTCTGATGATCTCATGTGTCTTTTCATTAGTATATGTAAGCCAGCATGAAACCTGAGGTTTCTGAACTTCGGCAGGATCTGTTGAAAATGAAAATGGAACAACAGGGGTATCACCAAACTGCTCTGTCATCTTTGAATAGTCTATAGAATTACCATCCATTCTGGCAGGTGTTCCTGTTTTAAATCTTCTGAGTTCAATTCCTGCATTAATTAAGGAAGCAGAAAGAGAATTAGATGGCTGCATTCCGTTAGGACCTGTGTAGGTAATGGATTCACCACAAAGACATCTTGCCTTAAGGTAAGTTCCTGTACAAAGGATTACGGCTTTGCAGTTATATATTCCGCCTGTTGCGACCTTTACACCTGTGATCCTGTATTTATAACCTTCTTTACTAAGGTTTGTGCCAAAAGCATCAACACTTTCGGGTGTAACTTCTTCAGTTATAAGTTCAACAACTTCTGTCTGCTTGATCGTAAGGTGTTCCTGAGCTTCAAGCTTCTTTTTCATAAGAAGAGAATATTGAAGCTTATCGGCTTGGGCACGAAGTGAATGTACTGCAGGTCCCTTTGATACATTAAGCATTTTGGACTGAAGGAAAGTCTTATCTATATTTTTGCCCATCTCACCGCCAAGAGCATCTATCTCTCTTACGAGATGTCCCTTGGAAGATCCTCCGATATGAGGATTACAGGGCATAAAAGCAATATTGTCGGCGCTTACAGTAAATACAACTGTTTCAAGACCAAGACGTGCGCAGGCAAGAGCTGCTTCACATCCGGCGTGACCGGCACCTATTACACATACATCAACATTATCAAATACGGTATTAATCATAATTATCCTTAATATATAAATGGTATTTCTATATTTAAAAAATATTAGTTTCTATATTAAAAATGAGTTATTTACCCATGCAGAATTTAGAGAATATCTCTTCTACAAGGTCATCTCCTACTTCTTCACCTATGATAAGACCGAGACTTTCATATGCATCATGAAGATCTATTGTATAGAAGTCTTCGCTAAGTCCCTGTTCAATAGAGTCTCTTACAAGATTAAGAGATCTGTCAGCTTTTTCAAGAAGCTGCTTATGACGAAGGTTAGTAATATATATTTCATCTTCCGGAACAAGCTTACCATTAAAGAAAAGATCACTGATCGCAGTCTTTAGATCATCTATTCCGTTTCCTAATATCATAGATGTGGTGATAATTGGAACGTCAGTGTTAATACCAACAGTTTCCAATAGCTTTTGTATGTTTTCTTTTGTAATGATTATCTCATCTTCCTTATCGGTCTTGTTAAGGAGGACGATTATCTTTTTATCTTTTACAGATGTGAGAATCTCTATATCTTCATCGCCGACCTGTGAAGTGGAATCTACCATATATATAATAAGTTCAGCTTCTTTGGCGAATTTTCTTGCTTTCTCAACACCTATAGCTTCTATCTTATCAGCAGAATCGCGGATTCCGGCTGTATCTATTACATGAAGGAGTATATTATCGATCTTAACGTCATGCTCGATAACATCTCTTGTAGTACCTGCGATATCAGTAACGATTGCAGTCTCTTCACCTGTAAGTACATTAAGAAGTGAAGACTTACCGCTATTAGGCTTTCCAATAATTACTGTGCTAAGACCTGTAGCACGTACTCTTCCTTCGTCAGCGCTTTTGAGTAGGTTATCGCATTTTCGTATAAGTTTGTCGCACATTGGCATGATTCGGGATGAATAATCTGTCAGATCATAATTTTCAGGATCATCAAGAGCAGACTCGATAAAAGCCATCTCATAAATGATCTGTGCTCTCATATCTACAATGATGTTTCGCATATCACCGCGAAGCTGTTTCTCAGAATTAGATAAGGCAAATTCTGACTTAGCCTCTATAATATCCATTACAGCTTCTGCTCTTGTTAAGTCAATTCTTCCGTTAAGGAAAGCTCTTTTTGTAAATTCTCCTGGTTCTGCAAGTCGGCATTCATTCTCATCAGATATAAGTTCGTGAAGGATCTTCTGCATGACCATGGTTCCGCCATGAGTATTAACTTCAATAACGTCTTCTTTGGTATAAGAATGAGGAGCTCTCATAACTGATACCATGACTTCATCTATAAGATTACCTTTTGCATCACAAAAATATCCAAAGCGGATAGTTCCGTTTGCATGCTGTTCAAGGTCATATTCATGTTTTGAGTTCTGATAAAAACGTGATACAACGCTTACAGCTTTACTGCCGCTTACACGTATTATTCCTATACCTGCATCACTGGCTGCAGTCGCTATTGCAGCAATTGTATCTTCATTTGTATGTATCATAATAACCTCATGTCGCGAGTGAAACGAGTGACTAATGGTTGAAGTGGTGGAGTTCTCTACACCACTTTTGAGAGTTTGAAAATTTAATTTTCAAACTCATAACCTCATGTCGCGAGTGAAACGAGTGACTAATGAGTTTGAAAATATTATTTTCAAACTCATAAAATACACCCCACTAAAAAGCGGGGTGTATAGTAAAATCTTACTCTTCACCTCTACCTATAATAGAGGCCGAATATTATTTCTTAAGTGTAACAACAACCCTGCGATATGGTTCCTCGCCTTCTGAATGAGT
Coding sequences within it:
- the rsmG gene encoding 16S rRNA (guanine(527)-N(7))-methyltransferase RsmG encodes the protein MNDYSKMISDFKSIGIELSDHQIEQFDKYYNLLVKWNEVMNLTAITEFNDVCQLHFVDSIMAAPYFDFTKEGLTLIDVGTGAGFPGIPLKIVFPSLKITLLDSLNKRLNFLNEVITELGLNEDGGSIETVHGRAEDFSKAKGGVLREKFDIGTARAVANMSTLSEYILPYVKVGGFFVAYKSNKINEEIDLSKAAIKTLGGTISSVNNTFLPDSDIERSIVIINKSKPTPKLYPRKAGLPSKQPL
- the mnmG gene encoding tRNA uridine-5-carboxymethylaminomethyl(34) synthesis enzyme MnmG, giving the protein MINTVFDNVDVCVIGAGHAGCEAALACARLGLETVVFTVSADNIAFMPCNPHIGGSSKGHLVREIDALGGEMGKNIDKTFLQSKMLNVSKGPAVHSLRAQADKLQYSLLMKKKLEAQEHLTIKQTEVVELITEEVTPESVDAFGTNLSKEGYKYRITGVKVATGGIYNCKAVILCTGTYLKARCLCGESITYTGPNGMQPSNSLSASLINAGIELRRFKTGTPARMDGNSIDYSKMTEQFGDTPVVPFSFSTDPAEVQKPQVSCWLTYTNEKTHEIIRQNIDRSPMYSGVIEGIGPRYCPSIEDKVVKFPDHDRHQVFIEPEGTFTNEVYVDGMSSSMPEDVQLQMYRSVPGLENCKIVKNAYAIEYDCLESGQLSPVLEVRTIRGCFSAGQFNGSSGYEEAAAQGLYAGINAVRQITGKPYITIDRSEGYIGVLIDDLVTKDNHEPYRMMTSRAEYRLFLRQDNADLRLRKKGYEAGLISQEQYDYLLLKEKLIASEIERLKATRVGANAAVQKFMTEHGSSTLKTACTLAELICRPELSYDIIADIDPDRPQLTKDVTEQVEINIRYEGYITRQESQIAAFKKLENKLIPADIDYDKVSSLRIEARQKLKKFKPINIGQASRIGGVNPADISVLLVYIDSVYKTDRA
- the mnmE gene encoding tRNA uridine-5-carboxymethylaminomethyl(34) synthesis GTPase MnmE, with the translated sequence MIHTNEDTIAAIATAASDAGIGIIRVSGSKAVSVVSRFYQNSKHEYDLEQHANGTIRFGYFCDAKGNLIDEVMVSVMRAPHSYTKEDVIEVNTHGGTMVMQKILHELISDENECRLAEPGEFTKRAFLNGRIDLTRAEAVMDIIEAKSEFALSNSEKQLRGDMRNIIVDMRAQIIYEMAFIESALDDPENYDLTDYSSRIMPMCDKLIRKCDNLLKSADEGRVRATGLSTVIIGKPNSGKSSLLNVLTGEETAIVTDIAGTTRDVIEHDVKIDNILLHVIDTAGIRDSADKIEAIGVEKARKFAKEAELIIYMVDSTSQVGDEDIEILTSVKDKKIIVLLNKTDKEDEIIITKENIQKLLETVGINTDVPIITTSMILGNGIDDLKTAISDLFFNGKLVPEDEIYITNLRHKQLLEKADRSLNLVRDSIEQGLSEDFYTIDLHDAYESLGLIIGEEVGDDLVEEIFSKFCMGK